The Verrucomicrobium spinosum DSM 4136 = JCM 18804 genome includes a region encoding these proteins:
- a CDS encoding YbaB/EbfC family nucleoid-associated protein has protein sequence MNIQKMMKQMQQMQSKMAQTQDDLAGKTMEVSSGGGRVTVTVTGAQEITAIKINKEIVDPEDVDMLETLVLTAVQQALAKSKEMAAGEMGKLTQGMGLPPGMGF, from the coding sequence ATGAACATTCAGAAGATGATGAAGCAAATGCAGCAGATGCAGTCCAAAATGGCTCAGACCCAGGACGATCTTGCTGGTAAGACCATGGAAGTGAGCTCCGGCGGCGGCCGCGTGACGGTCACCGTCACAGGGGCCCAGGAAATCACTGCCATCAAGATCAACAAAGAGATCGTGGATCCCGAAGACGTGGACATGCTGGAAACCCTGGTGCTGACCGCTGTGCAGCAAGCCCTCGCCAAGAGCAAGGAAATGGCCGCTGGCGAAATGGGCAAGCTGACCCAGGGGATGGGACTGCCTCCCGGCATGGGATTCTAA
- a CDS encoding phospho-sugar mutase, with translation MSLESLLQQAADDGKLLESSLKNIQSLFAGSVNPVYRASVEELANAGQWTELNDRFYAALKFGTGGLRGRTIGKIVTTAERGNAAADARPEYACVGTNSMNEYNVSRATQGLVAYAIKYRANAGLAGKPKIVFSHDTRHFSPEFAKDCAKIATDLGCDVYLFDGPRATPEMSFSVRQLRADAGVMLTASHNPAHDNGYKVNYADGAGIVEPHATGIITEVNAIKSEAYTPLPEDQRGTLTILGEEMDQIYLKRVEALMLQPELLEKARNLKIVYTALHGAGGVLVPRILRKLGFNTLTVPEQDIFDGRFPTVASPNPENAPTLAMAVALADKEGADIVIGTDPDCDRMGVGVRGLDGKMQLLTGNQIGSLIGWYRIKTFFDLGIINDANKKNAVLIKTFVTTDLQSAVAEGFGIGVVNTLTGFKYISAKLEKYEQALPADIRAKYRDMTDAETRAARLEHSKFFVFGGEESYGYLGTDSTRDKDGNGAVVMFAEVAAYAASQGKTLVELLDDIYAEFGYFLESNHSKTFEGAEGAAKIQKLADSYANQPPTEFDGSPVIRTVDYSKGGHLDEEGDTIPKEKMLWVFTADGRAFAVRPSGTEPKIKYYLYGRQQPSGGKFTAEELSAAKEKVSSSLKTLWSAIEKDIDARLA, from the coding sequence ATGTCGCTTGAATCCCTCCTCCAGCAAGCCGCCGATGACGGCAAACTTCTCGAATCCAGCCTCAAAAACATCCAGTCCCTCTTCGCGGGCAGCGTCAATCCTGTGTACCGCGCCAGCGTCGAAGAACTGGCCAACGCCGGCCAGTGGACGGAGCTGAATGACCGCTTCTACGCCGCCCTTAAATTTGGCACCGGGGGCCTCCGCGGCCGTACGATCGGCAAGATCGTCACCACCGCAGAGCGTGGCAACGCCGCTGCCGACGCCCGACCCGAGTATGCCTGCGTGGGCACCAACTCGATGAACGAGTACAACGTCTCCCGCGCCACTCAGGGACTCGTGGCCTACGCGATCAAGTACCGCGCCAACGCCGGCCTCGCGGGCAAGCCCAAGATTGTTTTCTCCCACGACACGCGCCACTTCTCCCCGGAGTTTGCCAAGGACTGCGCCAAGATCGCCACCGACCTCGGCTGTGATGTGTACCTCTTCGACGGTCCCCGCGCCACACCGGAGATGTCCTTCTCCGTCCGTCAGCTTCGCGCAGACGCAGGCGTCATGCTCACTGCCTCCCACAACCCCGCCCACGACAACGGCTACAAGGTCAACTATGCGGACGGTGCCGGCATCGTGGAACCGCACGCTACCGGCATCATCACGGAAGTGAACGCCATCAAGAGCGAGGCCTACACTCCCCTTCCGGAAGACCAGCGCGGCACCCTCACCATCCTGGGCGAGGAGATGGATCAGATCTACCTCAAGAGGGTGGAAGCTCTCATGCTCCAACCCGAACTCTTGGAAAAGGCCCGGAATCTGAAGATCGTGTACACCGCCCTGCATGGCGCTGGTGGCGTGCTCGTTCCCCGCATCCTCCGCAAGCTGGGCTTCAACACCCTGACCGTGCCGGAGCAGGACATCTTCGACGGACGCTTCCCCACCGTTGCCTCCCCGAACCCGGAGAACGCCCCAACACTGGCCATGGCAGTGGCCCTCGCTGACAAGGAAGGCGCGGACATTGTCATCGGCACGGACCCAGACTGCGACCGCATGGGCGTGGGTGTGCGTGGTCTCGATGGCAAGATGCAGCTCCTCACCGGCAACCAGATCGGCTCTCTCATCGGCTGGTATCGCATCAAGACCTTCTTCGATCTTGGCATCATCAACGACGCCAACAAGAAGAACGCCGTACTGATCAAAACCTTCGTCACCACCGATCTCCAGTCCGCAGTGGCGGAAGGCTTCGGCATCGGCGTGGTAAACACCCTGACTGGCTTCAAATACATCAGCGCCAAGCTGGAGAAATACGAGCAGGCCCTTCCCGCCGACATCCGCGCCAAATATCGCGACATGACGGATGCGGAAACCCGCGCCGCCCGTCTGGAGCACAGCAAGTTCTTCGTCTTCGGTGGTGAGGAAAGCTACGGCTACCTCGGCACCGACTCCACCCGCGACAAGGACGGCAATGGTGCCGTGGTCATGTTTGCCGAAGTGGCCGCGTACGCTGCATCACAAGGCAAGACCCTGGTCGAGCTGCTCGACGACATCTACGCCGAGTTCGGCTATTTCCTCGAGAGCAACCACAGCAAGACTTTTGAGGGCGCGGAAGGAGCCGCCAAGATTCAGAAGCTGGCCGACTCCTATGCTAACCAGCCTCCGACCGAGTTTGACGGCAGCCCGGTGATCCGCACTGTGGACTACAGCAAGGGCGGCCACCTCGATGAAGAAGGCGACACCATCCCCAAGGAGAAGATGCTCTGGGTCTTCACCGCCGATGGCCGCGCCTTTGCGGTGCGCCCGAGCGGCACGGAACCCAAGATCAAATACTACCTCTATGGCCGCCAGCAGCCCTCCGGTGGCAAGTTCACTGCCGAAGAACTCTCCGCCGCCAAGGAGAAGGTCAGCAGCAGCCTGAAGACGCTCTGGAGCGCCATCGAGAAGGACATCGACGCCCGCCTCGCCTAG